One Legionella hackeliae genomic region harbors:
- a CDS encoding antirestriction protein — translation MSADAAGIITTLCVLNQLCWKTKSDKTIQQYYLLRDYIEYHKEAADIYAAID, via the coding sequence GTGAGCGCGGATGCCGCTGGAATCATTACAACCCTATGTGTTCTTAATCAACTGTGTTGGAAAACTAAATCGGATAAAACAATCCAGCAATACTATTTATTGCGAGATTATATCGAATATCACAAAGAAGCTGCGGACATTTATGCAGCGAT